The Streptomyces griseiscabiei genomic sequence CGGTCGCGAGGTCGCCGCCGTCGTCGAAGAGGTCGCGCACGGGCGGGCAGGGCACCCCGGTGCGGGTGGCCTCGGCCAGTTGGTCGGCGGCCTTGACCACGGCCGGTGGGTCGAGAGCGGGCGTCACGGTTGCCTCCGGGGCGAAGCGGTGGTGGAGCACCGATGCGGTGTCGGGGACACCGATGCGGTGGTGGCAACTCCGGTATAGACATCGGCTCCGGAAGAGCACAAACTTTGTTCCGTGGTACGGAACGGCGACACCGGCAGCATGCTGGACAAGGCGGCGATCATCCTTGAATGCTTCAGCCCGAGCGGTGGCCCGTTCCGTCTGTCGGAACTGTCGGAGCTGACCGGTCTGCCCAAGCCCACCGTGCACCGGCTGGGCGCGGACCTCGTCCGGCTGGGCTGGCTGGAGCGCACGGGCCCGCGGTACCGGCTCGGCGCGAAGCTGTTCGAACTGGGGTCGCTGGTGCCGCACCGGCTCGATCTGCGGGAGACGGCGCTGCCGTTCCTCCAGGATCTGTTCGAGGCGACCCGGGAGACCGTCCATCTCGGGGTCCGTGAGGGCCTGGACGTGGTCTATCTCGAACGCATCCACGGCCACGAGGCCCTGCGGCTGCCCTCCCGGATCGGCGGCAGCCTTCCGCTGAGCTGCACCGGTGTGGGCAAGGCGCTGCTCGCCTTCTCCGGTGCCGAGCTGACCGAGGAGGTCCTCTCGCAACCGCTGCCGAGCCTCACGCCGTACTCGATCACCGACCCGGCGCGGCTGCGGATGACCCTGGAGAAGATCCAGGTCTCGGGTCTGGCGTACGAGGAGCAGGAGGCCGCTCTCGGCGTGAGCTGTATCGCGGCGCCGGTCTTCGCGGGCGGCACCGCGGTCGCCGCCCTCTCGGTGGCCGTCCCCCGCTCCCGCTTCAGCCCCGCCCAGCTGGCTCCGGCGGTACGGACGGCGGCCCTGGGCCTGTCGCGGGTCCTGCGCCGGGGCGACTGAGCCGACCCGGGCCGGCCCTCACCGCACCCGCGTCCGGCACCACGCCCCGTGGCAGGTGTTCAGCGACCCCCGCGCGCCCGCCACGACCCGGCGCCACCACCCCGGCTCGCGAGGCTCTGCGGCGGGGCGGTTCCCGCCCATGACCAGGACCGGCTTACCGTACGGGGAGATCACGAGTTGCACGGGAGTTCGCATGGCCGCCAGCCGCCTGAAGAGGCCCACCGAGGGCGACAACGCCTTCGGGGCCATCGAGCCGCCCCGCAACGCCGAACTGATCCTCTCCGTGCTCGCGGTGACGGCGCTGGTGGAGGCGCTCGGGGTGCTGTCCGGATCGGAGGTGTGGCTGCTCGGGCTGCTGGTGTTCCTGCCGGGAGCGGCGTCGGCGCTGTGCACCGTCCGGCAGACCGCGTTCGTCGCCGCCTGGACCACGCTCGTCGTCACCACCACGGCGGTGGCGCGCGACCTCGACGCGAGCCGGTGGCTCGACCGGCTGCTGCTGGTCCTGCTCACCCTCGCCCTGGGCGTGGCCTCCGTGTACGCCTGCCACCGGCGGATCGGGCGCGAGCACGAGATGTTCCGGCTGCGCTCCACGGCGGCGGCCATGCAGCGGCACATCCTGCACCCGCTGCCCCTGCTCACCGACGACGTCCTGGTCAACGGGATCTATGAGCCCTTGCAGGAGGACCGGCTCGTCGGCGGTGACATCTACGACGTCGTCGCCTCGCCCTGGGGGACCCGGGTACTGATCGGCGACGTCCAGGGCAAGGGGCTGGCCGCCGTGGGCGCCGCGTTCGCCGTCATCGGCGCCTTCCGTGAGGCCGCCCATCGCGAGCCCACCCTCACCGCGCTCGCCGACGCCCTGGACGCTGCCGTCGTCCGCCACAACTCCTACGCCGAGAACACCGGCGACGACGAGCGTTTCGTCACCGCCCTGGTGATCGGTGTCGACGCGCTGACGGAGGAGGCGCAGGCCGTCAACTGCGGGCACATCCCGCCGCATGTGCTGCACGACGGCACGGTCACCTCGGCCGAACTGGACTCCGGTGTCCCGCTGGGGCTCGCCGAGCTGGCGGTGGAGCCCACGACCGTGGGCTGGTTCGCGTTCCCGGAGGGCGCGACGCTGCTGCTGAGCACCGACGGCCTCACCGAGACCCGCGCCGCCGACGGCACGTTCTACCCGGTCGACGAACGCCTCGCCGAACACCTCGGCCTCTCCCCCACCGAACTGCCCCGCGCCCTGTACGAGGACGCCCGCGCGTACGCGGGCGGCGGCGGTGTCCACGACGACGTCGCCGTGCTGACGGTCCGCCGCTCACCGCGTCGCTGAACCGGCCCGAACCCACACCGCACCGCGTCGAACCACCACCGAACCAGCGTCGAACCAGCACCGAAAAGGGTTTCCGCGACGCGGGACGGGCGTGGAGGGGCGCCTGGGCGTCCTGAAGCGATCACCGCGTGAACTCGCCTCTCTCCCGGCTCTCTTGACACTTCAACAGCCCGCTCCTACGTTGCGAAAACCTTTCAGGTCGCTTTTCCGTACCCCCCGGTTCACGCACATGTGTAGTCAACGGGACAGGGAGCAGCCGATGAGAAGACCGCACGTCCCCCTGGTACGGCGCCGGCGCACGAGGTGTGTCCTCGTCGCCCTGGCGCTCAGCGCATGTTCCGTCGTCGCCGCGCCGCCGGCCGCGGCGGCGCAGACCATCGGGTTCCCCACCTTCGGCGGACCCGCGATCCCGGCACCGCCCGTCGCCCACACCCCGGGCGACATGATGAAGTCGATCTACGACGCGGAGAGTTCGGGCACCGACTTCTGGATGGACCGGCTGCTCGCCCGCTCCGGCAACGACCCCGCCGGGCCCTGGCTGATGAGCCGCGGCCGGGCCCTGTTCATGAAGGAGCACAACCCGGCCCAGCTCGGGTTCGGCGGCAAGGCCGCCTACTGGGAGAGCATCAGCGACAACAACGCCTACACCGTGGCGCTCACCCCCGGCACCTTCACCGAACAGGTCGCCCAGCGCCGGCAGACGCCCAGCCACTGGAAGAGCGTCCACACCAGCGGCTCGGTCACCGTCGACCAGACCAAGTTCATCACCGACAACAACGTGGCCGTGACCAACCTGTCCATCAAGAACAACGGTTCCGCGTCCACGACGCTCCAGCTCCGGGCGACCTCGCCGTACGCCACCTCCGGCACCGGAAGCGAACTCACCGGCCAGGTCAACGCGTACAACAACCTGACCACCCTGCGCCCCCGCCTCACCGGCGACGGTTTCAGCGTCTCCGGCGGCGGCCTCAACCGGTCGGTGACGATCGCCGCCGGGGCCACGGTGACCGCCAAGGTGGTGATGGGCTTCGTCACCGACGAGATCCCGCAGTCGCTGACCGAGTACAACGCCTACGCCGGGTACTCGCCCGCGACCGCGTTCGCCACCCATGTCAAGGCGTACAACCTGTGGTGGGCGCAGAACGTGCCCTACATCGACGTGCCCGAGCCCGCGATCAAGAAGAACATCTACTACCGCTGGTGGCTGATGCGCTTCAACAGCCTCGACGCGGACATCCCCGGGCAGACCTTCCAGTTCCCGACCTCCACCGAGGGCGTCCTCGGCTACAACAACGCGATCGCGCTGACCCAGCCGATGCACATCGACGACCTCAAGTACCTGCGCAACCCCGCCTACGCGTACGGGGACTGGCTGAGCGTGGGCCAGACCTCCAAGGGCGGCCGTTTCCTCGACAACCCCGGTGATCCGGAGAACTGGTCCAACAGCTACACGCAGTACATCGCCGAGGCGGCCTGGAAGAGCTACCAGATCCACGGCGGCCAGCCGGGCATCGCGGGGAACCTGGCCCGCTACGCCGAGGGCGACGTCAAGGGACAGCTCGCGCACTACGACCACGACAACAACAAGCTCATCGAGTACGACTGGGGCGCCCTGACCGGCAACGACGCCGACGCCGTGTCCTTCCACTGGAAGCCCGGGAACATGGACCGCGCCGAGTCCGCCTACCAGTACAGCGGCGCGCTCGCCGCCGCCCAGGCCTACGAGTCGACCGGCAACACCGCCAAGGCCACCGAGATGCGTACGCTCGCGAACCAGATCAAGGACGCGATCGTCAACGTCCTGTGGAACCCGAACAGACAGCTGTTCGAGCACCGGCTCAAGTCGACGAACGAGTGGGTGCCCTGGAAGGAGATCAACAACTACTACCCGTTCTCCGTGGGAGCCGTCCCGAACACCGCCACGTACCGGCAGGCGCTGCGGCTCTACGACGACCCGGCGCAGTACCCGATCTTCCCCTTCTACACCGCCAACCAGGTCGACAAGAAGGCCGCGGCCGACGCCGGGGAGCCGGGCTCCAACAACTTCTCCACCATCAACTCGACCGTGCAGTTCCGGCTGTACTCCTCGGTGCTGCGGAACTACCCCAACTCCTGGATGAACGCGACCGACTACAAGAAGCTCCTCTACTGGAACACCTGGGCGCAGTACGTCGGCGGCAACACCCAGTGGCCCGACGCCAACGAGTTCTGGGCGGACTGGAACGGCAGCTCCATCAACTACCGCTCCTGGATCCACCACAACATCCTCGGCAGCAGCAACTGGACCGTCATCGAGGACGTGGCCGGGCTGCGCGCGCGCAGCGACGCCAAGGTGGAGCTGTCGCCGATCAACATCGGCTGGAGCCACTTCACCGTCAACAACCTCCGCTACCGGGGCGCCGACCTGTCCGTGGTCTGGGACGACCCGGCCGACGGTGTGGTGCGCTACCCGGGCATCCCGGAGGGCTACTCGGTCTACATCAACGGCGACCGGGTCGCCACGGTCAACTCGCTGGTGCCGCTGACCTGGGACCCGGCCACCGGTGACGTCACCACGAGCGGCACGGTCACCCACCACGTCGCCAAGTCCGGGCTGAAGGCGCCGAACCAGGTCGTCCAGGACAGCCCGCAGATGGTCGACATGCTCGCCAAGGCGGGCGTCGACCTCACAGCCGA encodes the following:
- a CDS encoding PP2C family protein-serine/threonine phosphatase, translating into MAASRLKRPTEGDNAFGAIEPPRNAELILSVLAVTALVEALGVLSGSEVWLLGLLVFLPGAASALCTVRQTAFVAAWTTLVVTTTAVARDLDASRWLDRLLLVLLTLALGVASVYACHRRIGREHEMFRLRSTAAAMQRHILHPLPLLTDDVLVNGIYEPLQEDRLVGGDIYDVVASPWGTRVLIGDVQGKGLAAVGAAFAVIGAFREAAHREPTLTALADALDAAVVRHNSYAENTGDDERFVTALVIGVDALTEEAQAVNCGHIPPHVLHDGTVTSAELDSGVPLGLAELAVEPTTVGWFAFPEGATLLLSTDGLTETRAADGTFYPVDERLAEHLGLSPTELPRALYEDARAYAGGGGVHDDVAVLTVRRSPRR
- a CDS encoding discoidin domain-containing protein encodes the protein MRRPHVPLVRRRRTRCVLVALALSACSVVAAPPAAAAQTIGFPTFGGPAIPAPPVAHTPGDMMKSIYDAESSGTDFWMDRLLARSGNDPAGPWLMSRGRALFMKEHNPAQLGFGGKAAYWESISDNNAYTVALTPGTFTEQVAQRRQTPSHWKSVHTSGSVTVDQTKFITDNNVAVTNLSIKNNGSASTTLQLRATSPYATSGTGSELTGQVNAYNNLTTLRPRLTGDGFSVSGGGLNRSVTIAAGATVTAKVVMGFVTDEIPQSLTEYNAYAGYSPATAFATHVKAYNLWWAQNVPYIDVPEPAIKKNIYYRWWLMRFNSLDADIPGQTFQFPTSTEGVLGYNNAIALTQPMHIDDLKYLRNPAYAYGDWLSVGQTSKGGRFLDNPGDPENWSNSYTQYIAEAAWKSYQIHGGQPGIAGNLARYAEGDVKGQLAHYDHDNNKLIEYDWGALTGNDADAVSFHWKPGNMDRAESAYQYSGALAAAQAYESTGNTAKATEMRTLANQIKDAIVNVLWNPNRQLFEHRLKSTNEWVPWKEINNYYPFSVGAVPNTATYRQALRLYDDPAQYPIFPFYTANQVDKKAAADAGEPGSNNFSTINSTVQFRLYSSVLRNYPNSWMNATDYKKLLYWNTWAQYVGGNTQWPDANEFWADWNGSSINYRSWIHHNILGSSNWTVIEDVAGLRARSDAKVELSPINIGWSHFTVNNLRYRGADLSVVWDDPADGVVRYPGIPEGYSVYINGDRVATVNSLVPLTWDPATGDVTTSGTVTHHVAKSGLKAPNQVVQDSPQMVDMLAKAGVDLTADLTNLAAGATVSASHTGSGSNVSGAVDGYPTNEPFWGAGGSANSQDWYELNLGTTRTFNEVRLHFKDSRPASTTYRAPSAYTVQYHNGSSWVNVPDQTKSPTAPRANYNRVQFPSVNAQRVRVLATNASGAKTGLTEVKVFNRGGVQPPGNLATSATASASYTSSWESVTAVNDGVDPPSSNDTVNPRWGTWPETGQQWAELTWPSAKTLNKAEVYFFDDDQGIDMPASWKLQYWNGSAYVDVPGAGAYGLAKNQYNTVTFDATSTTRLRVLLTGNGTNSVGLLEAKVYGP
- a CDS encoding IclR family transcriptional regulator; this encodes MLDKAAIILECFSPSGGPFRLSELSELTGLPKPTVHRLGADLVRLGWLERTGPRYRLGAKLFELGSLVPHRLDLRETALPFLQDLFEATRETVHLGVREGLDVVYLERIHGHEALRLPSRIGGSLPLSCTGVGKALLAFSGAELTEEVLSQPLPSLTPYSITDPARLRMTLEKIQVSGLAYEEQEAALGVSCIAAPVFAGGTAVAALSVAVPRSRFSPAQLAPAVRTAALGLSRVLRRGD